The sequence below is a genomic window from Draconibacterium halophilum.
AAAAGGGAGTAAAGGCGCAGCTGTTGTGATGCTGCAGGATGCACTGAAACTTTTAAATATAAATGTGGGAACTTCCGACGGCGATTTTGGACCAAAAACCGAAAACGGTGTAAAAGAATTGCAAACTCGCTTACCGGAACTCGAAATCAACGGCATCTACAACAACGAAACCCGCGACCTGCTGGAATCACTGTTCCAGGCTTAAAAGCTAAACATCCAATATTTTACTCAACACTAAATTCAAAAAATTATGACAACAAAAGTAGCAGACTTAACACCCGATGAATTTGTAGCACTTCTGGATGATTTTTATGCTGAACCCAAAAAACGTTACAAACTGAAAGAAGCAGAGATTAAAGACCTTGCCATTCGTTTAAACGAGAAAATCGATGTTCCGTTTATAAAAGAAACCGGCGAAGAAAAGATACTGGTAAAAGTGATTTTTAAAATCGATACTTTTTTGTACGATCATCTGCCCAACGAATTTTACGATGTTATCCGTAGCACCGATCATGGTATTTCGAAAAAAGAAGCCCGTCGTCTCGTGAGACGATTAACACGCCTTGCCAATCAAAAAATCGACATTCCTTACCTCCCTGAAGTAGCCGAGCATTTTGCCATCAAATTTGTAATAGGCATGGTGGTTAAAGCCGCACGCAAAAAACTTAATTTCGACGAAGTTCGGGCAAGTTCAGCAGCAATAGCTGTTCCCGAATCGGACGAAGATATTGAAGCTATGGTTGAAGATTAATACCAGTTGCCCCGATATAATTGAAACTTTGTATCTTGATAACTGCTACGAAAATAAACCACAATTATGAGCAAAATTAGATTACATCGGGGCGATATTACCCAACTTGAAGTTGACGCCATTGTTAATGCAGCCAATAAATCGTTGCTGGGGGGTGGCGGAGTTGACGGAGCTATTCAGCGGGCTGCCGGTCCCGAACTTTTAAACGAAAGCCGGCAACTTAACGGTTGCGAAACCGGCGATGCTAAAATTACCAAAGGTTATAATTTACCCGCTAAATTTGTGATCCACACCGTTGGTCCGGTTTATAACGGAGGAAAATACAACGAAGCCGAAAAACTGGCATTGTGTTACCGCCGAAGCTTGGAAGTGGCGATGCAAAACGATGTAAAAACAATTGCTTTTCCGAATATCAGCACCGGCGTTTATGGCTACCCAAAACAAGAGGCAGCAAAAATTGCTACCAAAACGGTGAAAGAATTTCTTGATAACAATTCGGGAATTGAGGAAGTGATATTTTGTGTATTCGACGAAGAAAATTACAACATTTATAACAATCTGCTAGCTTAAAACAACATAAACGCACGTCAATTAACGTCTTTATTCCGCAGAGAATGACAAATTGTTAATGATGGATACACTAATTCTCTTTTGCCTTAAGCAAATGTTTCATATTCCGGTGATAGGTGTTGGTTAGGCGCGTATGAAAATAAGGATAAAGAAAGTGATCGCGCAACACCGACTCACTTTTAAAATACGTTCGATGCGTAATTTTTGTAAATCCTTTACGGGTTTGACTAAAAGACAATTGCTGTTTGCCATGTGTTATATTGTCTTCCACATAACTAAATTCAATTACTTTTCCCTTGTTATCAACCGTTGTAATTTCAAAAGCAGTAGCCAGCTTTTTAATTTTTAGTACACTCAGGTTTAAATAAATTACTTGCCCGGGATCAATTCCATCAACATGCCCGTTTCGATAAATCAACTGATTATTGCTTTTTGAAAATAACATTCCGAACGAGAAACGAGATGCGTTCCACGCAATCGACGGATTAGTGTGAACATAGTGCGACCATACTTTCGCGAGGCTGTCTTTAACGACATATTCGCGTTCATGAAAACGAAATCCTATGGTACTGGCTGTAGGTTCCAGTGATGGTTTTACATCCGAAAATTTTGCGTTATTGTTTTTTATTTGCCCCTGCACATAATGCTCAACTTGCAAGCATCCCACCTTGTCGAACTCAACGTCGGTTAAATACATTTGTCCCATGCAGAAGTATGCAAAGAAATTAAGAAATATAACCACAGGCATTATTTTTTTCATGAAACTGGTTAAATAATGATGATTCTAAAAGTATCATTATTTAACCAGTTTCAACAACACATCTAAATAATTTTAAACTGAGGAAATATTTAAAGTCGAACTCAGTTAATACGCTAAACCTCACACCCATTTTTTAATGTATATCAACCGAATAGTTTAAATCTTATATTCACACAATGCGCCAAAAGAAAAATAAATTCCACTTTAAAATCTGAATCATTTTGTATTCGTTTTTTTTGCAGTTGCGTTACTTTTTTAACCATTTGGTTTGTACTCCGCCTGATAGAGGTGATTTAAAGTGCTGCTTCAAACCAAATATGTTACCACTTACACAAAAAAATAATACCTTTAATTTTTAAGCATCTAAAAAATGTATGAAGATGAAAAAGAAGTTTTTCCTGTTTGTTAACGTGCTCTTTTTTGGGTTTTCCCTTCTTTCCGCGCAAAATTACTCCAAGCTTAATGATGAAGAAATTTGTAATAAAATTCTTTTTGAACTACAGAAGCAGAGTGATAAATCAACTGCAAAACTCGTTGTTGAAACGGGGAAATTACTGATGAACACGCCTTACGTTGCCCATACATTAGAAACCGAACCCGAGCAATTAATCGTTAATTTGCGTGAACTCGACTGTACCACTTTTGCCGAAAACTGCCTGGCATTAGCACGTACTGCAAAAACACGAAAACCATCGTATAAACATTTTAAAAATGAGTTACAACTTATCCGTTATCGCGGAGGAGAAATAAACGGCTACCCATCGCGTTTGCATTATTTCAGCGATTGGATAATTGATAATGACAAAAAACAAACGGTTAGTTCGGCATCAAAATCAATTAGTAATATTGAATTCGATAAAACGATAAACTTCATGAGCCTCCATCCCGACAGCTATAAACCACTGAAAAACAATGCTGTTTATATTGGAGCTATAAACAAACAAGAGCACAAACTAACAAATAGCGAGCTTTATTATATCCCCAAAGAGAAGCTTGAAGCCCTAAAACATTTACTTAAAGATGGTGATATTTTTGGCATCACTACCAATGTTGATGGGCTGGATATAACGCATGTTGGTATTGCTGTTTTTAAGAATGATTCACTCCTCTTCATGCATGCTTCGTCGAAGGCCGAGAAAGTAATCTTATCGAAAGAAACGCTTTCGGAATACCTTATAAACCGAAAATCAGCTACTGGAATAATGGTTGCCCGCCCCTTGTAACTCAATAAAAATTGCCTAACATTCAATTATTATTCTCGTAAACAAAAACTATTACATATTTTTTTTGTTTACCAGATTGAATAAATCACATAATTTATCAGTAACTTATTTTTCGAAAATTCAAAGACACAAGAATTAAATTAAAGACTATGAAAAAAACGATGGTTAAAGTTATAGCGATTTTAGCAATAGTTGTAAGTAGTATTGTTACTACCAATGCGCAGGAGCTAGGTGTTCGTTTTGGAGATATATCTGGTGGCAATGTTGCGATCGACGGTGTTTTTAGTACCGGAAATTTCAGTCGTGTACATGCCGATGTATCCTTTGGCGATGGTGTTGGAATTGACCTTATATGGGATTTTCTGTACCGACCTCTTGCCGGCGAAGCTTTCAACTGGTATGTTGGAGTTGGACCTTATGTATGGATTGATGACCCGTTTTGGTTAGGAGCTGTTGGT
It includes:
- a CDS encoding O-acetyl-ADP-ribose deacetylase — protein: MSKIRLHRGDITQLEVDAIVNAANKSLLGGGGVDGAIQRAAGPELLNESRQLNGCETGDAKITKGYNLPAKFVIHTVGPVYNGGKYNEAEKLALCYRRSLEVAMQNDVKTIAFPNISTGVYGYPKQEAAKIATKTVKEFLDNNSGIEEVIFCVFDEENYNIYNNLLA
- a CDS encoding N-acetylmuramoyl-L-alanine amidase-like domain-containing protein; this encodes MKKKFFLFVNVLFFGFSLLSAQNYSKLNDEEICNKILFELQKQSDKSTAKLVVETGKLLMNTPYVAHTLETEPEQLIVNLRELDCTTFAENCLALARTAKTRKPSYKHFKNELQLIRYRGGEINGYPSRLHYFSDWIIDNDKKQTVSSASKSISNIEFDKTINFMSLHPDSYKPLKNNAVYIGAINKQEHKLTNSELYYIPKEKLEALKHLLKDGDIFGITTNVDGLDITHVGIAVFKNDSLLFMHASSKAEKVILSKETLSEYLINRKSATGIMVARPL